The following are from one region of the Bacillota bacterium genome:
- a CDS encoding L,D-transpeptidase family protein, whose product MLFFLSRQRMVFLGSILGLGVVLGIAGTWVRGGAARVMAQTLQVLTTSPEDGAQDVPLYTEIRVRADVPLKRARFEVTPLTGKSLQGKVKVEGETAVFIPGEHFLPGTGYQVRLWLQARSGGERETGFWFATRRVKGKWVAVKLGRVHTVTVYEDRMPVRLMLASGGKPGQETPRGTFTIQDRGQSFWSPRFREGALWWVRFHKEYLFHSVPRDEAGNIKEEEHAKLGLPASHGCIRLSDPDARWLYENVPDGALVIIYH is encoded by the coding sequence ATGCTTTTTTTTCTGTCCCGCCAGCGCATGGTTTTCTTGGGATCGATTTTGGGCCTCGGAGTTGTTCTGGGAATTGCAGGGACCTGGGTACGGGGAGGGGCAGCGCGGGTGATGGCGCAGACCCTGCAGGTGCTCACAACTTCGCCCGAAGATGGGGCGCAGGACGTTCCCCTTTATACGGAGATCCGGGTGCGCGCCGATGTCCCGCTGAAGAGGGCGCGTTTCGAGGTGACCCCCCTTACCGGAAAGAGCTTGCAGGGCAAGGTGAAGGTAGAGGGGGAAACCGCGGTTTTTATTCCGGGTGAGCACTTTCTGCCCGGCACCGGCTATCAGGTCCGGCTCTGGCTTCAAGCGCGCAGTGGCGGGGAAAGGGAAACGGGTTTTTGGTTTGCGACCCGCCGGGTTAAGGGGAAATGGGTGGCGGTAAAGCTCGGCCGGGTTCACACCGTAACCGTTTATGAGGACCGGATGCCGGTCCGCCTGATGCTTGCTTCGGGGGGAAAGCCGGGGCAAGAGACGCCGCGGGGGACGTTTACAATCCAGGACCGCGGGCAGTCTTTCTGGTCCCCCCGTTTTCGGGAAGGAGCCCTCTGGTGGGTGCGCTTCCACAAGGAGTATTTATTCCATTCCGTTCCCCGTGACGAAGCAGGGAACATCAAGGAGGAGGAGCACGCGAAGCTGGGGCTGCCTGCAAGCCACGGCTGTATCAGGTTGAGCGATCCCGATGCCCGGTGGCTGTATGAAAATGTCCCCGACGGCGCGCTGGTGATTATTTACCATTAG
- a CDS encoding nucleoside recognition domain-containing protein, with protein sequence MNLIFLLLLCGGILAAALRGSPEVVTGAALNGAAAGVQRIWEIMGVLCFWLGIAKVAEKAGIIQGFSRLLAPFIHILFPGVPRSHPALGSILLNMTANFFGLGSAATPFGLRAMQQLQELNRKKDAASAAMCTFLALNTSALALPFTMVAIRATAGAKDPADIIVPSFLANCAAACVAISADWCCRQWVKKRGGY encoded by the coding sequence ATGAATCTCATCTTTTTGCTTTTATTGTGCGGCGGGATTCTTGCGGCCGCCCTTCGAGGCAGCCCCGAGGTTGTGACAGGTGCCGCCTTAAACGGGGCTGCCGCCGGAGTGCAGCGAATCTGGGAGATCATGGGGGTGCTCTGTTTCTGGTTAGGTATTGCGAAGGTCGCCGAGAAGGCCGGGATCATCCAGGGCTTCAGCCGCCTCCTTGCTCCTTTCATCCACATCCTTTTTCCCGGCGTGCCCCGCAGTCACCCTGCCCTGGGTTCGATCCTGCTGAATATGACCGCCAACTTTTTCGGTCTGGGAAGTGCCGCAACACCCTTCGGACTCAGGGCGATGCAGCAGCTTCAGGAGCTCAACCGCAAGAAGGATGCCGCCAGCGCGGCGATGTGCACCTTTCTCGCGCTCAACACCTCGGCCCTCGCGCTCCCCTTTACAATGGTGGCAATCCGCGCCACGGCCGGGGCGAAAGACCCGGCAGACATTATCGTTCCGAGCTTTCTTGCCAATTGCGCGGCGGCCTGTGTAGCCATCAGCGCTGACTGGTGCTGCCGGCAGTGGGTAAAAAAGCGCGGGGGTTACTAA
- a CDS encoding efflux RND transporter periplasmic adaptor subunit: MKNKWKIIFGAAAAVLAAVIFLHEAFKPLEAELLKIEKRSIARVFQEEGHVVPAVECPVFTSYGGRIVDLRVEEGDVVEKGEVLAIFDAQELHFQLAQLQAQLESVAGDEARMHQEPYRSQLRQQELLVEEARLNLEAARTNFARVETLHESGAISTKEYEEALKAVKTAENALEQQEEALSLLVESHKPGSGTGQYYAGMKESLQAQIEAVKHKIEESRVTAPATGVVTDFALRKGMVVPPNSSLMTIFQKGSYLVEVFVLAGDAGSLEEGMKVELVQDSAGKDLVFQGVVEKIAPAAVEKISPLGLKEQRVKVTVKPEASNAPGLRPGCALDVRFTLGKQENRLVVPKTALFPQRDGEAVWVVRSGRAKIQPVEKGFENDREVVIEKGLQEGDCVILNLQLAGLKEGKRVVDRF, translated from the coding sequence ATGAAAAATAAGTGGAAAATCATTTTTGGGGCGGCCGCTGCGGTCCTCGCTGCGGTTATTTTCCTGCACGAAGCTTTCAAGCCGCTGGAGGCAGAGCTGTTGAAAATCGAAAAGCGCTCCATCGCCAGGGTGTTTCAGGAAGAAGGGCATGTTGTCCCTGCCGTGGAATGCCCCGTTTTTACCTCTTACGGCGGCAGGATCGTTGACCTGCGCGTGGAGGAGGGGGATGTGGTAGAGAAGGGGGAGGTGCTCGCGATCTTCGATGCTCAGGAGCTCCATTTCCAGCTGGCGCAGCTGCAGGCGCAGCTCGAAAGCGTTGCAGGGGATGAGGCCAGGATGCACCAGGAGCCCTACCGGTCGCAGTTGAGGCAGCAGGAGCTCCTGGTGGAAGAGGCAAGGCTCAATCTCGAGGCGGCCAGAACCAATTTCGCCAGGGTAGAGACATTGCACGAATCCGGGGCAATCAGTACAAAGGAATACGAAGAGGCACTGAAAGCGGTAAAAACGGCGGAAAACGCCCTGGAGCAGCAAGAGGAAGCCCTTTCCCTGCTCGTCGAGTCCCACAAGCCCGGCAGCGGAACGGGCCAGTACTATGCTGGGATGAAGGAATCCCTTCAGGCGCAGATTGAGGCGGTGAAACACAAAATAGAGGAGTCCAGGGTCACCGCGCCCGCAACCGGGGTTGTTACAGACTTCGCGCTCAGGAAAGGCATGGTTGTGCCCCCTAATTCCTCCCTGATGACCATTTTTCAGAAGGGCTCCTACCTGGTTGAGGTGTTCGTGCTTGCCGGAGATGCCGGAAGCCTGGAAGAAGGGATGAAGGTGGAGCTGGTTCAAGACAGCGCCGGGAAAGATCTTGTTTTCCAAGGGGTTGTTGAAAAAATTGCTCCTGCGGCGGTGGAAAAGATATCACCGCTCGGATTGAAAGAGCAGCGCGTCAAGGTTACGGTGAAGCCGGAAGCCTCCAACGCCCCCGGGCTGCGCCCCGGTTGCGCCCTCGATGTCCGGTTCACACTCGGGAAGCAGGAGAACCGGCTGGTTGTGCCCAAGACGGCCCTGTTTCCCCAGCGGGACGGAGAGGCGGTTTGGGTGGTGCGGAGCGGAAGAGCGAAGATCCAGCCTGTCGAAAAAGGGTTTGAAAACGACCGGGAGGTCGTAATCGAAAAGGGGCTGCAGGAAGGGGACTGCGTCATTCTGAACCTGCAGCTGGCCGGGCTTAAGGAGGGCAAAAGGGTAGTAGATAGATTTTGA